From the Rhodoferax sp. WC2427 genome, one window contains:
- a CDS encoding tautomerase family protein produces MPLAKIEVRRSRPAAEVTALMEAVYLALRDALQVPEDDRQIRYIEHRPEHFWVAPGKTENYTLVDILMFPGRSIETKRALYQALMQRLGALGIAPADLMVVLTEPPRESWGIRGVPASDL; encoded by the coding sequence TCCGCCGCAGCCGCCCCGCCGCCGAAGTCACCGCGCTGATGGAGGCCGTGTACCTGGCTCTGCGCGATGCCTTGCAGGTGCCTGAAGACGACCGCCAGATCCGCTACATCGAACACCGCCCCGAGCACTTCTGGGTGGCCCCCGGCAAGACCGAAAACTACACCCTGGTGGACATCTTGATGTTCCCGGGCCGCTCCATCGAGACCAAGCGCGCGCTGTACCAGGCCCTCATGCAGCGTCTGGGGGCACTCGGCATTGCGCCCGCCGACCTGATGGTGGTGCTGACCGAGCCGCCCAGGGAGAGCTGGGGCATTCGGGGCGTGCCAGCGTCCGACTTGTAA